A single Arthrobacter sp. ERGS1:01 DNA region contains:
- a CDS encoding phage integrase family protein: MATGARPLSLTTVAALPQTNATGYLAALLMESGTVPEENFDRIRMEIWERDHFSTIENRENRNLLRQYATWVINPLFSDSAIAGPVLENKRLARSKRQILLVTDWLRAIEALGFDLSTVPQRVFDEYVATHGRMGTELTPFMRWAKNQRQTRIRSHYFKAEFNAGSVSEEQRWAWIKMLLHESELKIAARVAGLFCLAYGLSLTRVIGLRMADLSMDSDPIRVTFGKDPVELPAAVGQLVKDLANHNSSNGFEEPSWLFKGKQPGRSLTTAAISGPLRKAGIHLQHGKGAAMMILSRDVPPSILADLLGISITAAIRWAGVSGHDWVDYPRLRMNVPANDHDELR; this comes from the coding sequence ATGGCCACCGGTGCCAGGCCACTGTCACTCACCACAGTCGCTGCCTTGCCACAAACCAATGCCACCGGCTACTTGGCAGCATTGCTCATGGAATCGGGAACAGTTCCCGAGGAGAACTTCGACCGGATAAGAATGGAAATCTGGGAGCGAGACCACTTCTCCACCATCGAAAACCGTGAAAATCGAAACCTTTTACGACAGTACGCCACTTGGGTCATCAACCCCCTCTTCAGCGATTCAGCTATCGCCGGCCCGGTCCTTGAAAACAAACGCCTGGCGCGATCCAAGCGCCAGATACTGCTCGTGACCGACTGGCTTCGAGCGATTGAGGCACTTGGGTTCGATCTATCCACCGTGCCTCAACGAGTCTTCGACGAGTATGTGGCAACCCACGGCCGAATGGGAACCGAACTCACTCCCTTCATGAGATGGGCCAAGAATCAGCGACAGACTCGAATCCGCAGTCACTACTTCAAAGCCGAATTCAACGCTGGATCTGTCTCTGAGGAACAACGCTGGGCATGGATCAAAATGCTGCTGCACGAAAGTGAACTAAAAATTGCGGCCAGAGTCGCCGGACTATTTTGCCTGGCCTATGGACTAAGCCTGACCCGGGTCATCGGCCTCCGCATGGCCGATCTGTCCATGGATAGCGATCCAATACGAGTTACTTTTGGCAAAGATCCAGTGGAACTACCAGCTGCCGTTGGGCAACTCGTCAAAGACCTAGCGAACCACAATTCATCGAATGGATTCGAAGAACCGTCATGGCTCTTCAAGGGAAAACAACCAGGTCGCTCTCTCACAACGGCGGCCATTTCCGGCCCTCTCCGCAAAGCAGGAATACACCTGCAACACGGCAAAGGGGCCGCAATGATGATCCTGTCACGCGACGTCCCCCCTTCCATCCTTGCCGATCTCTTAGGCATTTCCATCACTGCAGCTATCCGATGGGCCGGAGTCAGCGGCCATGACTGGGTCGATTACCCCCGCCTTCGAATGAATGTGCCGGCAAACGACCACGACGAGCTGCGCTAG